One window of Hujiaoplasma nucleasis genomic DNA carries:
- a CDS encoding dihydroorotase, with protein sequence MFDKAIIHGKIWIEDQFTISNIYINNDKIVDISHEVKDAKEIVNAKNQLVIPGLIDPHVHFNLDLGRIHSKDGFTSGSRQAAYGGMVVYIDFLDPVDNPEDLEKAYLKRKSQVDKSYCDYFFHATIKNPQCDLEDFVKKMLSLNIHSLKLFTTYSDSNRRTYDHQIIELLKLSKKYGFLLLAHIEDDSIINMEEDYQYSDLLKSRPSISEENEAIKLASYVEKYGGYLYMVHLSSGRTLEKLVSKYSHILNQNFFIESCPHYFSFSHDDLLGEDGYLYTLAPPLRTKEEQKLLKKLINNVYTIGTDHCAFNIEDKKKNHLKEIPLGIGGIEHSFDIMYHLFNEDSINKMSKNISILYDKLKFYGQIKVGNFANLFIYQIGDASIQNHHGETNYDLYLGKKSNGFLTHLLLRGQWVIKNKVLLDAIGKEL encoded by the coding sequence ATGTTTGATAAAGCCATTATTCATGGGAAAATATGGATAGAAGATCAATTTACCATAAGCAATATTTATATAAACAATGATAAGATTGTCGATATTAGTCATGAAGTCAAAGATGCCAAAGAGATAGTGAATGCCAAAAATCAGTTAGTGATTCCAGGATTAATCGATCCCCATGTTCATTTTAATTTAGATTTGGGTCGTATCCATTCCAAGGATGGATTTACTTCTGGTAGTCGGCAAGCTGCTTATGGGGGGATGGTTGTATATATAGATTTTCTTGACCCTGTAGATAATCCTGAAGATTTAGAAAAGGCATATTTAAAAAGAAAATCTCAAGTAGATAAAAGCTATTGTGATTATTTTTTCCATGCGACAATTAAAAATCCTCAATGTGACTTAGAAGATTTTGTAAAAAAAATGTTGTCTTTAAATATTCATTCACTAAAATTATTCACCACCTATTCAGATTCAAATCGAAGAACTTATGATCATCAAATTATTGAATTGCTTAAGTTGTCTAAAAAATACGGTTTTTTATTATTGGCTCATATTGAAGATGATTCTATAATAAATATGGAAGAAGATTATCAATATAGTGATTTACTTAAATCAAGACCTAGTATAAGTGAAGAAAATGAAGCCATTAAATTAGCATCATATGTGGAAAAATATGGTGGCTATCTATATATGGTTCATTTGAGTTCTGGTCGAACCCTAGAAAAACTAGTGAGTAAATATTCTCATATATTAAATCAGAATTTTTTTATAGAGTCATGTCCTCATTATTTTTCTTTTTCTCATGATGATTTACTAGGTGAAGATGGTTATTTGTATACACTCGCTCCACCCTTAAGGACTAAAGAAGAACAAAAATTACTTAAAAAACTTATCAATAATGTTTATACAATTGGTACAGACCATTGTGCTTTTAATATTGAAGATAAAAAGAAAAATCATCTTAAAGAAATTCCATTGGGTATTGGTGGCATTGAGCATTCTTTTGATATAATGTATCATTTATTCAATGAAGATTCTATCAATAAGATGTCAAAAAATATATCTATACTATATGATAAGTTAAAGTTCTATGGACAAATAAAAGTTGGAAACTTCGCTAATCTTTTTATATATCAAATAGGGGATGCCTCGATTCAAAATCATCACGGAGAAACCAATTATGATTTATATTTGGGTAAAAAATCAAATGGTTTTTTAACTCATTTACTGTTGAGAGGCCAATGGGTGATTAAAAATAAAGTATTATTAGATGCCATAGGGAAGGAGTTATAG